The following is a genomic window from Paenibacillus sp. FSL R5-0766.
CTCATTGGATAACGGCCAGAGCCTTTTGCCAGAGCCGCCGCACAGCAGTACGATATGCATGGGCTTCCTCCTTAAGCTCAGGGAGCTTTACTATAGATTTTCCGTTTATGAAAGGAAAGAGAACGATATTTAAGAGCAAGATTGCGGATTTGTTGCTCTTTTAACGAAGAAGCGTTCATATTCAGACTTTTATTCTTGGAACTTCTAAGGACCATGCTGCCTGGGTTCTTTGTATACATAAAATTGGCATACGTTTCATACTCGGAGAAACCAAACTGTTTCTTCTTATTGATATTGGAGATGATCGCTTTGTACCATGGCAGCTTATGAACCGCTTCAATTTTCTGTTTTAAGGCAGCGAGTTTCGATTTGTCGAACAGCATATAATGGGTGACAAAAGAGCGTGGACGCGGAGCTTTCATACCTAACAATTTGCGGTAGGTATTGAAATATTCCGGCTGGCTCCAGTCACGGCAGTAAAAGACTGTTTTGCCTTCTACAAGAAATGAATGAGGTTTAATCAGTACGGTATCTGCATCCATGACTAGAAAGTGTTTTGCCTTCACAATGGTATCTCCGTTCATTTTGAGCAGCTGCTGATATAACCA
Proteins encoded in this region:
- a CDS encoding DUF6492 family protein; translation: MCVQPGIRLNNAPKIDVLIPAIEKDLATLPLVIDNIRRYVKHPIGSIYIVSPVSTKIRKLCSLKNCIFVNERSVLPITKNDIHYQSSRWNRSGWLYQQLLKMNGDTIVKAKHFLVMDADTVLIKPHSFLVEGKTVFYCRDWSQPEYFNTYRKLLGMKAPRPRSFVTHYMLFDKSKLAALKQKIEAVHKLPWYKAIISNINKKKQFGFSEYETYANFMYTKNPGSMVLRSSKNKSLNMNASSLKEQQIRNLALKYRSLSFHKRKIYSKAP